From Scytonema millei VB511283, the proteins below share one genomic window:
- a CDS encoding shikimate dehydrogenase — protein sequence MITGKTKLLGVIGHPVEHSLSPAMHNAAIAHLGLDYVYLPLPVKPEDLAAALQGFAAIGLVGFNATIPHKQAILPFLSEVSPVAQAVGAVNTVWRTDSGWAGTNTDVEGFLAPLEKSKVKSQKSKVETNSPTTNHQLPITDSRLPTPDSRLSTAVILGNGGAARAVVAGCSQLGCAEICVVGRNEVKLQEFYTSWDNSQVQANLQVYTWDKLPDLIARADLLVNTTPIGMYPHVDRSPLSLAEMAVLKQGAIAYDLIYTPRPTLFLKQAQQQGAMTIDGLEMLVQQGAAALHIWLQQLVPVEIMRQALQQQL from the coding sequence TTGATAACAGGTAAAACAAAACTACTTGGCGTAATCGGACATCCGGTGGAACATTCTCTTTCACCCGCGATGCACAACGCCGCGATCGCCCATTTAGGATTAGATTATGTCTATCTCCCCTTACCCGTAAAACCAGAAGATTTAGCTGCTGCACTCCAAGGTTTTGCGGCAATTGGCTTAGTCGGTTTTAACGCCACCATTCCTCACAAACAGGCGATTTTACCCTTTCTATCAGAAGTCTCTCCCGTAGCGCAAGCAGTAGGCGCAGTCAATACTGTTTGGCGCACAGATAGCGGATGGGCGGGAACTAATACTGACGTGGAAGGATTTCTCGCACCACTGGAAAAGTCAAAAGTCAAAAGTCAAAAGTCAAAAGTTGAAACTAACTCACCAACTACCAACCACCAATTACCCATTACCGACTCCCGACTCCCGACTCCTGACTCCCGACTCTCCACAGCGGTCATTCTCGGTAATGGTGGCGCAGCTAGGGCTGTCGTAGCGGGTTGCTCTCAACTAGGTTGCGCAGAAATTTGTGTCGTAGGGCGTAATGAGGTAAAGTTACAGGAGTTTTACACGAGTTGGGATAATTCTCAAGTTCAAGCTAATTTGCAAGTTTATACTTGGGATAAGCTACCGGATTTAATTGCCCGTGCCGATTTACTGGTGAATACAACGCCCATCGGTATGTATCCTCATGTCGATCGATCGCCTTTGAGTCTAGCTGAGATGGCAGTGTTAAAACAAGGTGCGATCGCCTACGATTTAATTTATACTCCTCGTCCAACCTTATTTTTAAAACAAGCACAACAACAAGGTGCGATGACTATTGATGGCTTAGAAATGCTAGTACAACAAGGCGCAGCTGCTTTACACATCTGGTTACAGCAGCTCGTTCCTGTAGAGATTATGCGCCAAGCACTGCAACAACAACTGTAA
- a CDS encoding TonB-dependent receptor plug domain-containing protein: MSNLQLLSVLSLVSAIATFVPAIAQAQLTSVSTYTQNAPQEQRSDAEKVIEVTGVRLNSTPQGLELILETAGGQQLPAATPTIDDNNWIADIPQARLALPEGDYRAENPAQGISLVTVTQIDANRVRVQLVGETATPTAEVVPSQNGLVVTVAPVTAAPTAQTPAESEATTEGEPAQEITVTATRTAEEPQDVPRSVTIINREQIEQQTRLSQNVGEILGKLVPGLAVPTQSSSNFGQTLRGRNVQVLIDGVPQSTSRNAQRDLRTIDPSAIERIEVVRGPSAIYGDGGTGGVINIITRTASEERLASQSQIGISGALGDLSGDSLGYNLQHAISGTEDNFDFAVSGSLTTTGGFFDAEGDRIPPDPNAQGGFSDAETLNFFGKLGVNLDEQQRLQLTFNHFDDSQDTDFTTEPSVNLLPGRQKARTLEGLNLDELPGTRNTLLNL; the protein is encoded by the coding sequence GTGTCAAATTTGCAATTACTGTCTGTACTAAGCTTAGTCAGCGCGATCGCCACGTTCGTCCCCGCGATCGCTCAAGCGCAACTTACATCAGTATCCACTTATACTCAAAACGCGCCCCAAGAGCAGCGTAGCGATGCAGAGAAGGTAATCGAGGTAACGGGTGTAAGACTGAATTCGACTCCTCAAGGGCTGGAACTCATCCTGGAAACGGCAGGCGGACAGCAATTGCCAGCAGCTACGCCCACGATTGACGATAATAATTGGATAGCAGACATCCCTCAAGCAAGGCTGGCGTTACCAGAGGGAGATTATCGGGCAGAAAACCCAGCCCAGGGAATCAGTCTCGTTACAGTGACTCAAATTGATGCTAATCGTGTCAGAGTTCAACTCGTGGGAGAGACAGCAACACCCACAGCAGAAGTTGTACCAAGTCAAAACGGCTTGGTTGTCACCGTTGCGCCTGTAACCGCCGCACCAACAGCGCAAACCCCAGCAGAGTCAGAAGCGACTACAGAAGGCGAGCCAGCACAGGAAATTACCGTGACGGCAACGCGGACGGCAGAAGAACCGCAGGACGTACCGCGATCGGTGACGATAATTAATCGCGAACAAATTGAACAACAAACAAGACTGTCCCAAAATGTAGGGGAAATTCTCGGTAAGTTAGTTCCTGGCTTAGCAGTTCCAACTCAAAGCAGCAGTAACTTTGGGCAAACTCTACGGGGGCGCAACGTGCAAGTTTTGATTGATGGTGTGCCGCAATCGACTTCGCGAAATGCTCAGCGCGATTTGCGCACGATCGATCCTTCGGCAATCGAACGAATTGAAGTAGTAAGGGGACCCAGTGCGATTTATGGAGATGGCGGAACGGGTGGTGTCATCAATATCATCACGCGCACGGCGAGCGAGGAGAGGTTAGCTTCTCAGAGTCAAATTGGCATAAGTGGAGCTTTGGGAGATTTATCAGGCGATAGTTTAGGTTATAACCTGCAACATGCAATTTCTGGAACTGAGGATAATTTCGATTTTGCCGTGAGTGGTTCGCTGACGACTACAGGCGGTTTTTTTGATGCTGAGGGCGATCGCATTCCTCCCGATCCGAATGCCCAAGGTGGTTTTTCTGATGCTGAGACACTCAACTTTTTTGGTAAGTTAGGCGTGAATTTAGACGAGCAACAGCGCCTTCAGTTGACGTTCAACCACTTCGACGACAGCCAAGATACAGACTTTACTACCGAGCCTAGCGTCAATTTGCTACCAGGCAGACAAAAAGCCCGCACTTTGGAAGGATTGAACTTAGACGAACTTCCAGGTACTCGAAACACGCTGCTAAATTTATAG
- the tnpA gene encoding IS200/IS605 family transposase yields MSEYIHKSHNVTVLLYHLVFPAKYRRAVFDEQVDAVLREVCLEIEKRYEIKFVEIGVDKDHVHFLVQSVPTYSVTKLVTMLKSLTAREVFKRCPQVKQQLWGGEFWSDGYFASTVGKHGDEGMIARYVKKQGNDYLKLHRDEQLSLF; encoded by the coding sequence ATGAGCGAATATATTCATAAAAGTCATAACGTTACGGTGTTGCTTTACCATTTGGTGTTTCCCGCAAAGTATAGACGAGCTGTGTTCGACGAACAGGTAGATGCAGTTTTGAGGGAGGTGTGTTTAGAGATTGAGAAACGCTATGAAATCAAGTTTGTCGAAATTGGTGTGGACAAAGACCATGTGCATTTCTTAGTACAGTCAGTGCCAACTTATAGTGTGACCAAGCTGGTAACAATGCTCAAAAGTCTCACAGCCAGAGAAGTATTTAAACGCTGTCCGCAAGTGAAACAACAGCTGTGGGGCGGCGAGTTTTGGAGTGATGGGTATTTTGCGAGTACAGTTGGAAAACATGGTGATGAAGGGATGATTGCCAGGTATGTGAAAAAACAGGGGAATGACTATCTCAAATTGCATCGAGATGAGCAATTATCTCTCTTTTGA
- a CDS encoding DUF3598 family protein, with protein MPIDIQEQNWNNFCDRHLHDWHGIWTSYSAQGEVKDSFQSLRSFRANSEKTQITHTNRYIYADGNIEEKTWQLQKPFLRSIFFPQGAGTFHAEKLVADSFFAVEFFFIHKNLRHSAIAAYANGKNLTGIWSIREDSTGFPSQHWSSNLDLVSERSLSENWTGTSVTMTPDLKVSPAVPANLNWQIEGNELFFFPDEISLSCPKQVELGKQIALAATWLVHSSYMQQITIEYNELGGFQSLKFAEFTCEV; from the coding sequence ATGCCTATAGACATTCAAGAACAAAACTGGAATAACTTTTGCGATCGCCATTTACATGATTGGCATGGAATTTGGACGAGTTATTCTGCTCAAGGAGAGGTCAAAGATTCGTTTCAAAGTTTGAGAAGTTTTCGCGCTAACTCAGAAAAAACTCAAATTACACATACAAATCGATATATTTATGCAGATGGTAACATCGAGGAAAAAACTTGGCAGTTACAAAAGCCATTTCTTAGATCGATCTTTTTTCCTCAAGGTGCTGGTACTTTTCATGCTGAGAAACTAGTAGCCGACTCTTTTTTTGCAGTAGAATTCTTTTTCATTCACAAAAACTTACGCCATAGCGCGATCGCTGCTTATGCTAATGGCAAGAATTTGACGGGAATATGGAGTATTCGTGAAGACTCCACAGGCTTTCCCAGTCAACATTGGTCTAGCAATCTCGATCTAGTCTCGGAAAGAAGTCTGAGTGAAAATTGGACGGGAACTTCAGTGACAATGACACCCGATCTAAAAGTTTCACCTGCGGTTCCAGCTAATTTAAATTGGCAGATAGAAGGGAATGAATTGTTCTTCTTTCCTGACGAGATTTCTTTAAGTTGTCCCAAGCAAGTTGAGTTGGGAAAACAAATTGCGCTCGCTGCTACTTGGTTAGTTCATTCAAGTTATATGCAACAAATTACAATTGAATATAACGAATTAGGAGGCTTTCAAAGCTTGAAATTTGCGGAATTTACCTGTGAAGTATAG
- a CDS encoding CIA30 family protein, which yields MTEKNRAGWDAGRFIRTLAYFEAIPGWSWLKQILPGVADKPENYLSGGKQVGVILVAGATGGVGKRVVQRLLERGYQVRSLVRDKDKARSILGDVEIYVGDITQPETLTPEMMANVRVVICCTAVRVQPVGGDTPDREKYNQGVKFYQPEIVGDTPERVEYLGVKNLVQAATQYWQQNPSGEKIVFDFTQPTPQLQQIWGAVDDVVMGGVSQSEIRFIEGTALFTGNVSTANSGGFASVRTKNFTSPLDLSGYEGVTLRVRGDGKRYKFFLRTESSWDGMAYSYSFDTVANEWITVRIPFNQLTAVFRAKTISDAPAIDTSKIRSLQLMLSKFEYNGELNPQFSPGGFALQVESIGAYGSAKPQFILVSSAGVTRPNRPGINLEEEPPAVRLNNQLGGILTWKWRGEEAVRESGVPYTIIRPCALTEEPGIQPLVFDQGDNIKGKVSRDSIAELCVRVVEQPQDANLTFEVKADPNYGAFAANWQNLLARLKRD from the coding sequence ATGACAGAAAAAAATCGTGCTGGCTGGGATGCAGGTAGATTCATCCGCACTTTAGCCTATTTCGAGGCGATTCCTGGCTGGAGTTGGTTAAAACAGATACTCCCAGGTGTGGCTGACAAACCCGAAAATTATTTATCTGGAGGTAAGCAAGTGGGAGTTATCCTAGTCGCTGGCGCAACGGGTGGTGTAGGTAAGCGAGTCGTACAACGGTTGCTAGAAAGAGGATATCAGGTGCGATCGCTCGTTCGAGACAAAGATAAAGCAAGATCGATTTTGGGTGATGTAGAAATCTATGTCGGCGACATTACCCAGCCAGAAACCCTGACACCAGAAATGATGGCAAACGTCCGCGTTGTCATTTGCTGTACGGCGGTGCGGGTGCAACCAGTGGGCGGCGATACCCCAGATAGAGAAAAATACAATCAAGGCGTGAAGTTCTATCAACCCGAAATCGTCGGCGATACTCCAGAACGGGTGGAATATTTGGGAGTAAAAAATTTAGTCCAAGCGGCGACTCAATATTGGCAACAGAACCCCAGTGGCGAAAAAATCGTCTTTGATTTTACTCAACCAACTCCTCAATTACAGCAAATTTGGGGTGCTGTTGATGATGTCGTCATGGGTGGTGTCAGTCAAAGCGAGATCCGCTTTATTGAAGGTACGGCTTTATTTACGGGTAATGTTTCTACAGCCAACTCTGGCGGCTTTGCTTCTGTCAGGACGAAAAATTTCACTTCGCCATTAGATTTATCCGGCTACGAAGGCGTGACACTGCGAGTTAGGGGAGACGGTAAGCGCTACAAGTTTTTCCTCCGCACGGAATCGAGTTGGGATGGAATGGCTTATTCCTATTCTTTTGATACCGTCGCTAACGAGTGGATAACGGTACGAATTCCATTTAACCAATTAACAGCCGTATTTCGGGCAAAAACAATATCAGATGCTCCAGCGATCGATACTAGCAAAATTCGCTCGTTGCAGTTAATGTTGAGCAAATTTGAATACAACGGCGAACTCAATCCGCAGTTTTCTCCTGGTGGATTTGCTTTGCAAGTCGAGTCAATTGGCGCGTACGGTAGTGCAAAACCTCAGTTTATTTTAGTCAGTTCTGCTGGTGTCACTCGTCCCAATCGCCCAGGAATTAATTTAGAGGAAGAACCGCCAGCCGTGCGTTTAAATAACCAATTGGGAGGAATTCTAACTTGGAAATGGCGTGGTGAAGAAGCTGTGAGAGAAAGTGGCGTTCCTTATACAATTATCAGACCGTGTGCGCTGACAGAAGAACCTGGGATACAGCCTTTGGTTTTCGACCAGGGAGATAATATTAAAGGTAAAGTCAGCCGCGATTCGATTGCGGAACTCTGCGTTCGAGTCGTGGAGCAACCCCAGGATGCTAACTTGACTTTTGAAGTCAAAGCCGATCCGAACTACGGTGCTTTTGCTGCTAATTGGCAGAATTTGTTGGCTCGTTTAAAGCGCGATTGA
- a CDS encoding TonB-dependent receptor — MLGSNVQAQLYYRDYLTEFFPFDGRNFSNLGNQIYQSRVESERFGGRLQIETPLFNKGAARLLWGVDYFNEDTVQPVTTFDRAAFEASGGLDFLATGERTWTPPLELNSLGLFAQLTWDVSERFIINGGVRYENADVSVDDFTTLANPDTVIPGGDLNFDATLFNIGTVFFLTDEINVFANFAQGFSLADIGLVLRNAQLGFDVESLNPEPQRVDSYEIGLRGQWETIQGSLSAFYNESELGTTFTAPGTVLRAPERIYGVEAAVYVQPSDRWQLGGSVTLQGGEIDLADDGEYTALDSFRIPPLKVIAYVENETSPGWRNRFQALFSGDRDVFGDSVAFGRREVESYSTVDYISSIQLGDAGTLQIGVENLFDNQYFPIVSQIQANDSAYSAARRRTVSNELPRRKRTGYQNQKRDNCSSRCNLR, encoded by the coding sequence TTGTTGGGTAGCAACGTGCAGGCTCAGTTGTACTATCGAGACTACCTGACTGAGTTCTTTCCATTTGACGGCAGAAATTTCAGCAACTTGGGCAACCAAATTTATCAATCGCGGGTGGAATCGGAAAGGTTTGGCGGACGCTTGCAAATTGAAACGCCTCTATTTAACAAAGGGGCAGCAAGGCTGTTATGGGGTGTAGACTACTTTAACGAAGATACCGTCCAACCCGTGACAACCTTCGATCGCGCTGCTTTTGAAGCCAGTGGAGGTTTAGATTTTCTCGCTACAGGCGAACGAACTTGGACACCACCGCTAGAACTCAATAGTTTGGGTTTATTTGCGCAGTTAACCTGGGATGTGAGCGAGCGCTTTATCATCAATGGCGGCGTGCGCTACGAAAATGCCGATGTCAGCGTCGATGACTTCACGACTTTAGCCAACCCCGATACGGTGATTCCTGGCGGCGATCTCAATTTTGACGCAACGCTGTTCAATATCGGTACGGTGTTTTTTCTGACTGACGAAATCAACGTATTTGCGAATTTCGCCCAAGGCTTTTCGCTAGCAGATATCGGCTTAGTTTTAAGAAATGCTCAGCTAGGATTCGATGTCGAGTCACTCAATCCAGAACCACAGCGGGTTGATAGTTATGAAATTGGTTTGCGCGGACAGTGGGAGACGATCCAAGGGTCTTTATCTGCTTTCTATAACGAGTCAGAGTTAGGTACGACCTTTACTGCACCAGGAACCGTACTCCGCGCCCCAGAACGGATTTATGGTGTAGAAGCTGCTGTATACGTGCAACCGAGCGATCGCTGGCAACTTGGTGGTTCCGTTACTTTACAAGGGGGTGAAATCGATCTGGCTGATGATGGAGAGTATACAGCTTTGGATAGTTTTCGGATTCCACCTTTAAAGGTTATAGCTTATGTCGAGAATGAAACTTCTCCAGGTTGGCGCAATCGTTTCCAAGCACTATTTTCTGGCGATCGCGATGTTTTTGGTGACAGCGTTGCTTTTGGCAGAAGGGAAGTAGAGAGTTACTCAACTGTAGACTACATCAGCAGTATTCAACTAGGAGATGCTGGAACTTTACAAATAGGAGTAGAAAACTTGTTCGACAATCAATATTTCCCGATTGTTTCCCAAATTCAAGCTAACGATTCGGCTTATTCTGCCGCTAGACGGAGAACTGTTAGCAATGAACTACCCCGCCGCAAGCGGACGGGGTATCAGAATCAAAAGAGAGATAATTGCTCATCTCGATGCAATTTGAGATAG